One segment of Pseudomonas pohangensis DNA contains the following:
- a CDS encoding DUF2784 domain-containing protein encodes MTEPLHFQLLADAVLILHTALVLFVIGGLALIVIGNLRKWHWVNSLWFRLAHLATIVFVATQAWLGIDCPLTTLEQWLRRQANTGTYQGSFIEHWLQALLFWEASPWVFTAAYTLFALAVAASWWWFPPGHAQLRRRKDQP; translated from the coding sequence ATGACCGAGCCCCTGCATTTTCAGTTGCTGGCCGATGCCGTACTTATCCTGCATACCGCTCTGGTGCTGTTCGTCATCGGTGGGCTGGCTCTGATAGTGATCGGCAATCTGCGCAAATGGCACTGGGTCAACTCGCTCTGGTTCCGGCTGGCCCATCTGGCGACTATCGTCTTTGTAGCGACACAAGCCTGGCTGGGCATCGATTGCCCGCTCACCACGCTGGAGCAGTGGCTACGGCGGCAAGCCAACACCGGCACTTACCAGGGCAGCTTCATCGAGCACTGGCTGCAAGCCCTGTTGTTCTGGGAGGCCTCGCCCTGGGTCTTCACCGCCGCCTACACGCTGTTTGCCCTGGCGGTCGCGGCTTCATGGTGGTGGTTTCCGCCAGGGCACGCACAGTTGCGGCGCCGGAAAGACCAACCATGA
- a CDS encoding DUF3830 family protein translates to MIIEIAGHAFTAVFEERKSPKTCAIFRKAMPFAGEIVHVRWSGEGVWIPLGDRDFAVEYEDATSYPAPGQILLYPKGKSETEILIAYGCVRFASKAGTLAGNHFATITSDLDKLREIGVATLWEGKKSILFKA, encoded by the coding sequence ATGATTATCGAAATAGCCGGACATGCGTTTACAGCCGTATTTGAAGAGCGCAAATCCCCGAAAACCTGCGCCATCTTTCGCAAAGCGATGCCCTTTGCCGGCGAGATCGTCCATGTGCGCTGGAGTGGCGAGGGTGTGTGGATTCCGCTGGGTGACAGGGACTTTGCTGTCGAGTACGAAGACGCCACCTCCTACCCCGCCCCCGGCCAGATACTCCTGTATCCCAAGGGCAAAAGCGAAACGGAAATACTGATCGCCTACGGCTGCGTCCGGTTCGCCTCGAAAGCCGGCACCCTGGCCGGCAATCACTTTGCAACCATCACCTCCGACCTCGACAAGCTCAGGGAAATTGGCGTTGCCACACTGTGGGAAGGCAAGAAAAGCATTCTTTTCAAAGCCTGA